One window of the Eucalyptus grandis isolate ANBG69807.140 chromosome 8, ASM1654582v1, whole genome shotgun sequence genome contains the following:
- the LOC120287070 gene encoding B3 domain-containing protein At1g05920-like, whose amino-acid sequence MHGQGVMLVLEKRLCATDLKRCNGWLSIPRGQIRANFLTSGEIQALDNKEAIAVSLIEPCLQVRHGLQLQKWNNVRNHFSYVLTKEWTAVAHPIARNGLKKGGLVQLWSFRANGDLCFCLVNVEAPPSAEENMATCE is encoded by the coding sequence ATGCATGGCCAGGGAGTGATGCTGGTGCTAGAGAAGAGATTGTGTGCCACCGACTTGAAGCGATGCAATGGTTGGCTCTCCATACCCAGGGGGCAGATACGAGCAAATTTCTTGACCAGTGGAGAGATCCAAGCCCTAGACAACAAGGAGGCCATTGCAGTTTCCCTAATCGAGCCTTGTCTACAAGTCCGCCATGGGTTGCAGCTCCAGAAATGGAATAACGTGAGGAATCATTTTTCTTATGTATTGACCAAGGAATGGACTGCTGTCGCGCACCCGATTGCGCGGAACGGACTCAAAAAAGGTGGCCTTGTCCAGCTTTGGTCGTTTAGAGCGAATGGGGACCTTTGTTTCTGCCTTGTGAACGTTGAAGCACCCCCATCGGCAGAGGAAAATATGGCGACTTGTGAGTGA